The segment AGCTCCTCCGTATATCCCAATATCTTCTCCCATCATAAAGACATTAGGATCTCTGTCAAATTCTTCTCTTATGGCTTCTGCTAATGCATCTATATAGAGCTTTTCTGTCATTGTTTCTCCCTCCTTATGCATAAACATATTTTGCTAGGTCTTCTATTCGTGGATCAGGACTATTTATTGCAAATTGATACGCTTCTTCTATTTCCTGCTCTACTTTTTTGTTTATCTCTTCCAGCTCATCTTTTGTTATATCTGTGGTTTCTTCGAGGTATTTTTCAAATCTCTTTATTGGGTCTTTTTTCTTCCATTCTTCTTCCTCTTCTCTTGTCCTATAAACCCTTGGATCGCTCTTGGAATGGCCTAACCATCTGTATGTTTTGCTCTCTATTAGTGTAGCCCCTTCACCTCTTCTTGCTCTATCTACCGCCTCTTTTACTGCTTTGTATACTTCTACTATGTCATTGCCATCTACTATTACACCAGGCATGTTGTAGGACTCTGCTCTTTGGGCTATATCTTTTACTGCTGTGGATTTAGATACTGGATTTGACATTCCATAAAGGTTGTTTTCGCATATATACACAACTGGAAGTTTCCATAAACCCGCCATGTTTAGCGATTCGTGAAACACTCCTTCGTTTGCTGCCCCATCTCCAAAAAAGCAAATGGTGACTTTGTTGTCCTTTTTCAATTTTGATGCTAAAGCGGCTCCTGTTGCTATTGGTATTCCTCCCGCTACTATTCCATTGGCTCCTAAATTACCAGTAGAAACATCTACTATATGCATGGAGCCTCCTCTTCCTTTGCAGTAGCCTGTCTCTTTGCCTAATAGTTCTGCCATCATTTTTTTAAGGTCTGCTCCCTTTGCGATTGTATGTCCGTGTCCTCTATGAGTACTTGTTATATAGTCATCTGGGTTTAAAGCTGCACATGCTCCTACCGCCGTTGCTTCTTCTCCTACGTATAGATGGCATGTCCCCCATATCATATTTTTCTTGAAAAGTTCGTCTACTTTTAATTCAAATTGCCTTATTTCTACCATCTTTTGATACATCCATAGCAATTTTTCTTTTGATAGTTCCATAGGTTAAAACCTCCTTTTTCCCTTTTTGTGTTCCCTTCTTCAGGTGCTATGCATATGAATTATAAGACTTTGTCTCCCGTGTTGATGAATTAATGAAGCTTATTGAGAAATTGATAAATTTGTTACCCAAGTAAAGAATCTTGTAACTTACGCAATTGAACTACTATAGAATTATTATCTAATTCTACATCATCATAAGTTATTATTTCGTCTTTCTTTATGTTTCGCTTAACCTTTGTATTTTTATTAACTAATCCTATTGGTAAAGCATTTATAACTTTTGCACTTTCATATTTTTCTATTAAACCATAAATAGTATACATGCCTATACCATCTAAAAATTCTCCTTCTTTTAGATCTCTTTTAGCAACAGCAACTGTTTCTGAAAATGGTTTTCCTTTAGGAGCAATAGTATGCTCATGATAAATGTAAGCACGAACTGCAGAAATTGGAGTTTCTATGCTTGTAAGATGGTAAGGTCTATAAAGAAGATAATTAGGACCTTCTCCCATTTTTAAATATCGCAATTCTTCATTGATAGCTTCCAGAGAAGTCCTTACTATTACAAAAACCCCAGGAGCAACTCCATTTACATATTCAACCACTTTATAAGAATTTAAAACTCCTCCCTCTTTTGTCAACTTAAGTATATCAACTAAATTCTCCCATTTTCCATTTACACCATGCATACCTCTTACATCTGGTAAAAAACCAGTAGCATTAGACACACATGTCATTTCTACCATTGTTTTTGTGCCATCTACAAAAGATGTAAGCATTTTAGGATTTGCTTTTTCTTTTTGAGCACGTTCTATTTGCGAATCGGGAATTGCATGCCTATCAACAGGATTATTTTTTCCCTTTCCTATTACAAGAACTTCAAATCCTAGCCCATCTGCAAAATCATATAACTCTTTTACAGCACCAGGTTCATCGCCTGCTGAGACAGTATAAACTACTCCCGCACTATCAGCCATCTTTTTAAGAATGGGACCTATAGTTACATCAGTTTCAACATTAAGCATTACAATATGTTTTCGATTAAGAACAGCAC is part of the Thermoanaerobacter uzonensis DSM 18761 genome and harbors:
- the pdhA gene encoding pyruvate dehydrogenase (acetyl-transferring) E1 component subunit alpha, whose translation is MELSKEKLLWMYQKMVEIRQFELKVDELFKKNMIWGTCHLYVGEEATAVGACAALNPDDYITSTHRGHGHTIAKGADLKKMMAELLGKETGYCKGRGGSMHIVDVSTGNLGANGIVAGGIPIATGAALASKLKKDNKVTICFFGDGAANEGVFHESLNMAGLWKLPVVYICENNLYGMSNPVSKSTAVKDIAQRAESYNMPGVIVDGNDIVEVYKAVKEAVDRARRGEGATLIESKTYRWLGHSKSDPRVYRTREEEEEWKKKDPIKRFEKYLEETTDITKDELEEINKKVEQEIEEAYQFAINSPDPRIEDLAKYVYA
- a CDS encoding NAD(P)H-dependent oxidoreductase → MLNLNYHLEKLESEGKFINIGLVGAGQMGRGMVSQMFLMKGIKACIVSDIILENAINAYILAGIKEEDIKVADDIKEAQRFIEHGYFVVTKYAEIVTSTPSVDVVIEATGVPEVGARVAYSAVLNRKHIVMLNVETDVTIGPILKKMADSAGVVYTVSAGDEPGAVKELYDFADGLGFEVLVIGKGKNNPVDRHAIPDSQIERAQKEKANPKMLTSFVDGTKTMVEMTCVSNATGFLPDVRGMHGVNGKWENLVDILKLTKEGGVLNSYKVVEYVNGVAPGVFVIVRTSLEAINEELRYLKMGEGPNYLLYRPYHLTSIETPISAVRAYIYHEHTIAPKGKPFSETVAVAKRDLKEGEFLDGIGMYTIYGLIEKYESAKVINALPIGLVNKNTKVKRNIKKDEIITYDDVELDNNSIVVQLRKLQDSLLG